The following is a genomic window from Drosophila busckii strain San Diego stock center, stock number 13000-0081.31 chromosome 2L, ASM1175060v1, whole genome shotgun sequence.
ACTTACAGTTTTATACACACTAATGTCAAATGTTACACATGCCTGCTGATTGAGGTATTTGAACCTCCGCCTGGCattagcaaaaaaaacttaatgaaGCTGCAGAATCAGTCGAGGTTAtctttattataatatacattAAATTCCGCTTAGGCTGCAAATATGAATCAGCTGCATTAGCAGCTCTCAAGGTCGTTTCAGTTCATTGattgtgcttttattttcaattgggctattgttaattgaaaaacaaagcgCGCGTGGTTGGGttgaatattgaatttgtGATAAGACCCAAACATTTCATGCACagatttcattttgtttgttcttctatttttgtttttgttaaaaacGCCTTCcgtttaaatttgataagtaGTAACACTCGAAACATGATATATGTCGTTGAAGATAACTGATCTAATTGTTTCATCTAATTGATCTAGCTATGACATGGTGCACTTCGGGCATGCCAATTCACTGCGACAGGCCAAGGCATTGGGCGACAAAGTAATTGTGGGCATACACACCGATGAAGAGATTACCAAACATAAGGGACCGCCGGTATTTACCGAGGAGGAGCGCGTAAAAATGGTCAAGGGCATTAAGTGGGTGGACGAGGTGGTGCTGGGAGCGCCATATGTGACCTCACTAGAGGTTCTAGATCAAAATAACTGTGATTTTTGTGTGCATGGCGGTAAGTTTGCATTAGATtagattaaatataatttttatgtataattatcATAGCATAGTAAGCAAAAAGAACTATTATAGATAACGGGAGGGATGTCCTTTTGGAATGTATTCATTTTATTCCAAATCTGAATTCAATTTGGGTTGGAAATTTATTTggaatagaatttaaattctagttaaaattgaatgcattctttaattttactttatctTGCTTACAGATGACATCACAATGACTGCTGAGGGTGTGGACACATATCATCTGGTTAAGTCAGCAAATCGTTACAAGTAAGCTGCTctattgctttttgtttatacaattgTTAATTCTTTCTCTCTTTACCAGGGAAGTCAAGCGCACCGCGGGCGTGTCAACCACAGATCTTGTGGGTCGCATGCTCCTGCTGACACGCAATCATTTTCGTCAGGGCTCCGCCGAATATGATATCGAGAAAGAAGGTAACGCCTCGTTTGCCTGTTGCATGTCACATTCTCTTAATATTAATGTATCTATAGCTTATATAGttcataatttgttaataactcTTAACATTGATTCTTTGGCATATACTATCTCTCCGTTATTTTCTTTGCCCCTTGCATgctgcgcacacacacttatgcataacaataaacaaactaaCAGTACCAAGTATGAAGAGCAGTCttttagtatttataataCTCTTAACATATGCTtgcttagcttttaattttgtttgaaatttcaatttacttgCCCTCCCTCCCCCCAAAGCTAGCAAGTAGTTCTAACAACAAcatattgctttatttttgctctCTACATGTTTACTAtttctcttctttttatttctatgtACGCACTGTTTACCACTAACcaaaaaatcaattcaaaaaattgcaaaactttatCAAAAAAACCTAtgaactaaaaaaaatgtctgtgtgaaaaacaaaaacccaaaaaaccGAAAACGCAAATCtctcaaaaaatcaaaaatgcaaACCTAACTGCGCTCGTATTAATATTATGCCTATacataattcaaaaattcaaaaaagcagcaaaacttttaaagaTTCAACAACTGCAATCCCGTTTAGGTTCATCGAACATGGGCCAGGATTCAGCGGCAAAAAGTCCTTGGACTGGCTGCAGTCAGTTTCTGCCCACAACCCAAAAGATAATACAATTCAGCGATGGCAAATCTCCACAACCAGGCGATAAGATTGTAAATATAACTAATACActtattaaaagtatttgctaatttgttttattttgaaggGTTATGCAGCGGGCgcttttgatttgtttcaTGTTGGCCATTTGGATTTCCTGGAGAAGGCACGCAAGCTGTGCGATTATCTAATTGTGGGTCTGCATACAGATCCCGTTGTCAACTCGTACAAGGGCAGCAACTATCCCATTATGAATCTGCACGAGCGTGTGCTGAGCGTTTTGGCCTGCAAGGTAATTTTAAGAACACTTGACATTGataagaaattattatttgcttgtctGTTTATCATTTTAGTTTGTCAACGAGGTTGTCATTGGTGCACCCTATTGCGTAACTGAGGAGCTACTGGATCATTTCAAAATCGATATTGTCTGCCATGGCAGCACGCCCATTGCACTGGAGGATGGCAAAATAGATCCGTATTCGGTGCCCAAGATGCGTACGATCTTTGAGACAATCATCTCTGGCAATGACATGACCACAGAACGCATTGTGGAGCGCATTATTTCGCATCGGCTGGAGTACGAGCGTCGCAATCAAGCCAAAGAGAAGAAGGAAATCGAAGCGTTCGAGGCGTTGCAgcggcaaaagcaaacacaaaaggcAGGCTAGAGGAGCTCCTCTtcaagcaattgttgttattgttgcgtTTCATCTTTTAACTAAGCTTAGTTAATGTGTTTTTTAGTTTACACACCAAAAGTTTCTCGTTCGAGTTGCTCGTTACGTTTTTAAGATTttgtcaaattatttttgcgcatttctgtttttgttttttgtttatgacaaaagcgaaaaaacaattatttacacgCAAGTGTGCACATATACCAAAgctatgtgtatatatgcatgctgcattaatttaaaatttagccataattaattactaaattttatgtatgtttatttaggCTCAtactttttgtaaattttattgtactGTGTATGTTTGTAAGCGTCAAGCGCGTGCTAAAGCCCCCAAAAAAATCTGTACGAAATATATCATGTGTATGATTACaaaaagatatatacataaactaaTAGATGTGTGAAttttagcaaacaaacagccgTAATCTCCAACATTTCTCTAGTGCAAATCTATAGCTCTAATTACTACCTATACCTATAAAATtaactacatatgtatattgtatattaatttgcttgaaacaattttaattttctattgtTTAGAATATTTTGTGTACtatattgccaaaaataaattttgaaattatttatagccaaaTTGTTGTAGATTTTATAATGCCTAGATCTTCTGCTCGCCCGTTAAGTGCAGCTCCACATTAAGCTTTAGCTGATTGGAGTTCAACGGCATTAGCTGCCACAGATCCTGACAGCTAATGACAATGGCATTGCAATCCGTCTTGATGAACTCATGGCAAGCTATTGGAGCTGAGGCTGCCAAGGCTAGGGGTCTTGCCTTTAGGCGCTTGGAGTAGTACCGCGTAGACTCCGCCGGCTGCACCACACAACGCAAGCAGACACTCACATCCTGCAACGGCGTAGCCACCCAGATAACTATGACGTCGTCTGCATCCGCATCCTTGCGCTGCCAGAGCAACGCATGACGTGTGCGGCAGGCGAATAGCATAAGCACGCCATGCTGCGAGTACTGGCGATAGTCGCGCGGCAATAATGTGTTCCTAGCGCAGTTCAGCGGATTCAAGCCCAAGCGCTTATAGCCATAGAGACCAAGCAACGTATGCACATCGCTCTCCAGCGCATTGGGCAAGCAGCTGGCGCGCAATGTTTGCTTCTCCACTGGGTACGGCACCTCCACAAAGGGCACGCCCAGTCGTGGCATGTGCTCATTCAAATAATGAGAGAGCAGGCCATTGGGATCCACGTGGGCGTTGCAACCATTGCAGGGACAATGCACCATGCGCAGGCGTGCCCATTGAGATTTCTGATCGGGCACCACATACAGCGGCGGATGACGCTCTCGATCAAGTAGCGACTCGTGTCGACTAAGCCGCACCAGCTTCAAATCTGTCGACGGCACTGGCACAGGCAAGCGGCAATTGGAGAAATGCTTTGTGAACACCGAATGCTTGGACATCTGCACTCGCTGCTCCCGCTTCACCTGCCGTCGTTtccgcttgctgcttgccgctGACTCTAGCCCAGCTCCCAAGTAGCTTACAGAGCTGGATTTTTGGTAGCGCGAGATGTTGGCGCTGGACATTGAGCTTTTGCCAGGCGAGTCCATGTCCAAATTTCTGCTTGAGCTGGCAGCTTGCATTATAAAAtcttgtataaattttaataaagcaacataatttaatgtgacatatacacaacaaaagacttaaaacaactaaatttgtttatgtatatttctttattgttggatttctttcaaatttatttcttagtTGGGCCGAATCCCGGCGGTACTGCAATACCGGGCCAACCCGCGACAGAGGTGGAGCAAGCCCCTAGCACTCCGTCTATTTCCAAAAATCagtttaacatttgttgttcTCCAATGGAGAAACTATCAGATGTTAAGCTGATAAGAACAGATACTACACTTTGATCTTAGCCATAAGGCCGAGAAGCGATAACTTTAGGATGCAATTGGCCAAGGCCAAGCTGACGTTTCAGTTAAAACTAGTTGTGAATTCCAGCGGGAAAGGTAACATCTATAGTTGTGCTAAAGCGAGCAGTAGGCTCTATTCAGTTTGTCAGGTAAGTTGAAGTTTTTATCAATGTCTAAACTATTAATGAATGTTCTATCTACATGCTGTGAATACATTTTACCTTTGGTAATTGATAGTATGTAGTAAGTCAATTCACTATTTGTATATACGTAATCCACCCTATTTTGAATGCCCGCATTTTTGCTCCACTTAGCATTTTCCAACACTTGCTGCTCAGTTTGCGACACGAATTTCGTGGATGTTTTATTCGTGCGTGAGTCATTTTCCAAcactcttttttattttgcacattCACTCTTAAAATTCCCAACCAGTTATATCTAAAATGCGGTCTACTACCACGACAATTGCGTGGTAAAGTTATCGCTTCTCGGCCTTATGGCTAAGATCAAAGTGTAGTATCTGTTCTTATCAGCTTAACATCTGATAGTTTCTCCATTGGAgaacaacaaatgttaaactGATTTTTGGAAATAGACGGAGTGCTAGGGGCTTGCTCCACCTCTGTCGCGGGTTGGCCCGGTATTGCAGTACCGCCGGGATTTCGGCCCAACTAAGAAATACATTACAAACaatcgaaaataaaaacatgtgTTAGCAATAAGctttctaaaataatttttcactCGAAATCTTATTGCGTTGAACAACCCCCATCGTAAATCGTTTACTTGATTGGAAAGACAtggaattgtttttattagttcatacaattatattttacgTAAATACACACCtattattaatacaatttgtttgttttgatggAATTTGAATGTTTGTTTTGGTACATGTGTTAAGGTTtattcatcatcatcaattcATAGTTGCAGGGTAATGCGTACATAGCGATGCTTGTTCacaatgttatatatatatatatatattgtaatgCAAATCgattaacataaacataaatttctcTCAAGACAAACATTTTTCAGCAATTATGATAATacatgctttgctttttgctatGTGCTGAGTGCACTTTCGGAATTGGAGAGAGTTTCATGATAGAATCAAGGGCCAGAATATCGTTGCTGTTGATTAGTTGCTCTGGCTAACTACTAGTTATACATAAGACTATAAACTGGGTGATTAGCTGCGCTACGAATCGGAACAAAGTTAGCCGTAAGAGAAGCGCAAAGCTACGCTTTTGATAGCACTACGTAGTGTGATGTGTATATGCCAGTTATCTAACGTATACAATGCCATATATAGTTAAAGATATCTCGTTTTTaggtgagtgtgtgtgtgtttgtgtttacttAATGTTAGGTTTGAGAAAGTTTCTGGACGTCAAGTAGAGTAGCTCGGCTTTAAACAACGACAGCGCCTGCCTCGGAGCGACTCACAGGCAGGTCGGGACAGTTTTTCCAGGTATCCGAAAGTGGATCATAGCACTCCACGGCGCTAATAGTGACCTGGGCACGATAAAAGTTCACTTCACAAGGCTGCAATGTTggcataaattagttttttttatacaattatttgcttattaacaaCAAAGATGCGCACCTGATCTCCACCAGCGACATACAGCAAGCCGTCCGCAGCGGCAACTGCTGGAATGGCACGCGGCACATTAAGATTACAGACTGGTGACCATTTATCCTCATCAAAACTATAGCGCTCCACTGAGTTCAAGA
Proteins encoded in this region:
- the LOC108607600 gene encoding ethanolamine-phosphate cytidylyltransferase isoform X2; the encoded protein is MSEKLVNGNCNGNNKCNGTKKEVRVWCDGCYDMVHFGHANSLRQAKALGDKVIVGIHTDEEITKHKGPPVFTEEERVKMVKGIKWVDEVVLGAPYVTSLEVLDQNNCDFCVHGDDITMTAEGVDTYHLVKSANRYKEVKRTAGVSTTDLVGRMLLLTRNHFRQGSAEYDIEKEGSSNMGQDSAAKSPWTGCSQFLPTTQKIIQFSDGKSPQPGDKIGYAAGAFDLFHVGHLDFLEKARKLCDYLIVGLHTDPVVNSYKGSNYPIMNLHERVLSVLACKFVNEVVIGAPYCVTEELLDHFKIDIVCHGSTPIALEDGKIDPYSVPKMRTIFETIISGNDMTTERIVERIISHRLEYERRNQAKEKKEIEAFEALQRQKQTQKAG
- the LOC108607600 gene encoding ethanolamine-phosphate cytidylyltransferase isoform X1; protein product: MSEKLVNGNCNGNNKCNGTKKEVRVWCDGCYDMVHFGHANSLRQAKALGDKVIVGIHTDEEITKHKGPPVFTEEERVKMVKGIKWVDEVVLGAPYVTSLEVLDQNNCDFCVHGDDITMTAEGVDTYHLVKSANRYKEVKRTAGVSTTDLVGRMLLLTRNHFRQGSAEYDIEKEAKLLKIQQLQSRLGSSNMGQDSAAKSPWTGCSQFLPTTQKIIQFSDGKSPQPGDKIGYAAGAFDLFHVGHLDFLEKARKLCDYLIVGLHTDPVVNSYKGSNYPIMNLHERVLSVLACKFVNEVVIGAPYCVTEELLDHFKIDIVCHGSTPIALEDGKIDPYSVPKMRTIFETIISGNDMTTERIVERIISHRLEYERRNQAKEKKEIEAFEALQRQKQTQKAG